A window of the Helianthus annuus cultivar XRQ/B chromosome 4, HanXRQr2.0-SUNRISE, whole genome shotgun sequence genome harbors these coding sequences:
- the LOC110937429 gene encoding 40S ribosomal protein S24-1: MADTKAVTIRTRKFMTNRLLSRKQFVIDVLHPGRPNVSKAELKEKLARMYEVKDPNAIFVFKFRTHFGGGKSTGFGLIYDSVENAKKYEPKYRLIRNGLDTKVEKSRKQLKERKNRAKKIRGVKKTKAGDAAKKKK; this comes from the exons ATGGCGGACACCAAGGCAGTGACAATCCGTACCAGGAAGTTCATGACAAACCGACTCCTATCCAGGAAACAGTTT GTCATTGATGTGCTACACCCAGGCAGGCCAAATGTCTCCAAG GCTGAGTTGAAGGAGAAATTGGCTAGGATGTATGAGGTGAAAGATCCAAATGCTATCTTTGTATTCAAGTTCAGAACTCATTTCGGTGGTGGCAAATCAACTGGTTTTGGTTTGATTTATGATTCTGTTGAGAATGCCAAGAAATACGAGCCAAAATATAGGCTTATCAGG AATGGACTTGATACCAAGGTTGAGAAATCAAGGAAGCAGTTGAAGGAAAggaagaacagagcaaagaagatcCGAGGTGTAAAAAAG ACCAAGGCAGGGGATGCTGCCAAGAAGAAGAAGTAA